Genomic DNA from Telopea speciosissima isolate NSW1024214 ecotype Mountain lineage chromosome 2, Tspe_v1, whole genome shotgun sequence:
ACTCCACAAACGGCATGCCAGCTCCCAAACGTCCATGTGGCATCAACATAAGGCTCCCTcctcaatttatttttgaaatctaAGATCCAACAAATCAGAAAAATGCACGCTCAAGTAATTTTTAGAGATCCTGTAAAACATATGATCCGACAGCACGCATGAAAGGACATTCCAATCAACCCAATATAGACCCCAACAAACCAAGTATCAACAAAACTCAATTCAAAACTTCGCGGCAAATTCCACAACTCGGTTAGCACCTATAGCTCGCCAACTTGATCCAATGGATACTTGTCAACTTCCAACCCCATTCGAGCTTGAGCTCTAGTTTTCTTGGTTCTCTATGTGCAAATTCACCTCAGGAGGATTTCAGTGGCAACAACATACATGTCAATACAGGTAAATGTAGTTTGAAAAGATTGGACAGCCCTTCCAAGTCATTTTCATAATCTTAACTCGGATGCGTCATGGAAGAACAATGGCGAACAAGAAAATATTGGGTTTTTTATTAGAGACCATCAAGGGCAGGTTTGTGCTGTAATTTTTGAACATTTGCATTTCCAATCTACCTTATTGGGGGAGGCATTGGTAATGCGGAGCAGTATGTTAAAGGCGATCTCAAAAACTTTTGACCGTCTGGTGGTGAAAATTGACAATAAAGAGACCCGTGACTGCATCTCAAGATGGAACACAGTTATCCCACTTTCTCATTCAACCTGTGGTTGAAGATATTTCCGATATTTTCTTTATACTTTTTGGAATGTAATTCCTAATTTGTGTTTAGGGACTAAGGAGTGCAATTCATTAGTAGACTCTTTAGCTAGGAAGGCGCTATCCTCTATGAGTTTGGCCAAACTCCACTACATGGTTGACGGAATCTTGTAATTTGACAACTACAAAGCCCACTCACTTTAATGAATATTTGTTtttctacctaaaaaaaatatcagcAATGGCATAGTTTATCCTTTTTAATctaaaatccctacataccagtaGAATAATGAATTGTCCTTTATTACTTCTTCAAGCACTGTCGTTGGTCTTCGATCCTACTTGGAGTATGGACCTTGCAATTAATAAGAATGAATCCACCAATAAAACTTTATTTGTTGCTCCCTAAtattttttggcaaaattttCTTTGTAGGGAGGagccatgcccagacacagttggggggggggggagaaatgaTTGCtctacccccatgaaaggcaaaaattccaTCCCCAAGATGCCAGCGCACGCATGGCCCCTGTGCTCCCCTACAGAGAGCGCTCTCTCTCTAAATATATATAAGGAGACAAATTCTGTTCCTGATTTTTTTACCCGCAAATTCATACAGGGCCATAAGTCTATTTTCCTGATCAAAATGGCTCCTCCAAAGgagtcttcatcctcatcctTCCAAATCAAGTCTAAGTCTTCTTATTCAAAGACACTACCCCTCAACCAAGTTGCAAATATCCAATCAAAAAAAGTAAGCAAAACTAACCCTTTTTCTCAAGTTGTTGCAAGGACTTCATCCCAATCTGTTACTAGACCAAGTGGTCCATGATTGATAAAAGCCAACTCGTTGTTATCcgttattttagtatttttagcCAGCCCATTATGGGGCTAGTCTTTGTCTAGTTGCTTTAGGTttgtttgtttgggtttgggccCTATATGTGTGACCTGATCAAACTTAACTTTTTGGGCCAAGAATTGTTCAAACTTTGAAATGGGCCTTCCTTAGCTTTTTAAACCCACAATTCCTCAAGCATGGCTGATGGATCCACCCATCCACGCTTCTAGAGCCAGCTGCACTAGTTCTAATCAATCAGGTAAAGTCCCCTTGGCTAATGGCGTGTTGGCCCAGATTTTCTTCCTCATAAAAATAATTCCTTTTATGGTTTAGACAATATGAATGGGAAAAGACACCATGCATTGAAAAAATTGTAAatcccttaccaaaaaaaaaaaaaaaaatctgtaccCCTAATTCAATTAATCCACCTTGCATTATTACATGCATGTTCTATGGTTTGCAACTGCTCAACattaatgggtttttttttcttttggagaagGTTCTGCGTGAGTGCAAAGGCAGTTTTTGGACAAATAAAGGAACCCATTTCGAAATTTGACAAAAAGGGCAGGAGCATTAATGGTATATCAACCCCTCACATGAACATCCGTAAAGGGGTGTGCAATTACATTATTGAGCTGGCATTGTACAAAACTTTTCCCTTTAGCCTTCATCGTTTTGTCCACTCATTTCGACAAGCATAGAATTGGAAGAGTGGAGAGGGCACACTTGTCACTAAAATTTAGAACCCACCTAACCTAAGTTAATAACACATACTTTACATAAAACCTATAATTCAAAACCATGATATAGTCTTGCTGGATTTCCATCTTCTCATCTATTACGAATGTACATATAAAACAAAGGCAACAATCTCCCCTTCCAAGCAAGATAATTTTTTCTTATCTCCTCCTCCACGCCAAAGGAGAACAATGAGATCACATCCAACGTGAGATTATTACTTTTAACTTCCACAAAGAATGCAACAAGGTTGACATACAAATCTTAATTAAAATATAcaaatttattaccaaaaacACCCATGAGAGCAAGAGAACACTTGAACACTCGACCACTACACATCATGAAACATCTATACTACCTTACCTGTTACACTCTTCCTCCATTTACACTTCAaagtttcttaaaaaaaaaaaaaaaaaggagagagaaaattataACTTAGAAACTGAAAAGAAGAGCAAAACCACAAACAGTCATAATCACACGCTAACACTGCTGTAAATTATCACAAAGCAGGGAAGCACAGCTCTTGGATTGAAAACGAAAAGCTCATCTGCATCCAACCTGGAGTGGGCTCCACCACTCCCCCCAACGACCGAGTCATACTGAGCATCTTCCTTATCAACCATCTCCTGGTCACCCTCGCATCCGATCCGACCCGCTATAACTCGGCAAACCAACATGGCACGCCTCACGTTCATAAAAGCAAAATCTTCCTCGATTTCATCAGGAAGTGCCACGTGTGCTCTCCAACTACTCGAAAGCGTCGATATGCCATCCATCTTCGCCGAGAAGCCCGACCTTATGATCCCACATACGCTGCAGTAGGGCTGATTACAAATGCTAGAATTCCCTTTCTGTCCCAATCCACAAGCAGAAGTCGAACAGTGAAACCTCAACAGCTCATTACCGTCAGCGATGCAACGCTCATCCCTTCTATTCACTCCATTTAGTGCCGCTCTGAACTTCACGTTTTCTCTGTACTCTTCGAACCTCGATAGTATCTTGGGACTGTTATGGATTTTGAGCACTTGGTGAATGATGGGGTTTTTCTTCCCTTTATCGTTCCATCCAGCATTGAAAATGATCTGAACGATATTCTTGCCTGAATCACCATCGAAGAGCTCTGAAAGAGCGTGTTTGATCGATTGATGTTGTTCTAGAAGCTGCATCTCCTGAAAGATCTCGCTGCAGATTGGGCATGGAAAGATATCGTTTCGGAGAGGAAATGAGGGATGATCGAGTGAGATTTTGGGTTCTTGTAGGGGTCCGATTTGCCTCTTCCGTGGCTGAGCAGATACAGATAATGTCGATTCGGGCATTAATTGCTGCGAAGATCTGGCGGATGATAAAGTTGGAGTTGAGGgttgtgtgatttgtgtgatttgTGCTTCGTTATCTCTGTTGGAATTCTTGAAGTGAAAGATTCGCttcaggaaggagaaagaggaggagaatgCTTTCTGGGATGATTTGAGACGAGATGGAGTTGAAGAAGGAGACAGAGGAGATACCTTTCGCTTCTTCGTTGAAACGCGATCGGTGCTTGTGAATATGAAACAACCGAGGTAGacgaggaggagaagaaggagagataTGAAACCATTAAAAAAGGAACGCGCTCCCGCCATTGCTATGGGATGAGTTTATGGTCTGGAAAGGCCATTGCACAGTAGATgaggagaggagagaactgCAAGAAAGCTGTGAAGCGAGACTGAAGGAGGGATTAGCGAAGgaacatgaatgaatgatgaaagaagaaaaggagaagactGTAAAGAAGACGTTTGTGGGGACATGGAAGAATAAAGTTAAGAGAGTCGGTGACGAGAAGCAAACAGTGAAGTTCACCGCGTTTCTCGTTTGCGGAGATTCTCAGGAATGCATCGCGAAATCGAATAAGTAGACTGTAACTGTTCTCTTACCTGACTAATTTACCAAAGGGCCTGTCTGGTCTGTTGGTAAATGTTGCTGTTTTGCACAAGTGATGAAAAAATCTATGAATATGTGGCATGACATTTTagtttttgggagaatgttttcagtgccacagcgcaggctgGGCTTAGACACATGGGCCTTTCACTTAGGGGGCTGGGTGGTTATTGTGCCCACttccatgtgcctgggcgtagcctGCGCTACGGCACAAAGAATAGTGCCCTTTTAGCTTTGTAGTTAAAAGACACTTGTTCCTTGTTCCTTGTTCCTTGAGGTGGACGAAATACCAAACCTTTGAATTTTGTTAGGATCTTTGCCTTGGTTAGCCTTCTTGGTTCTTGAGTTGTatctcattttccttctttttaatAGAAATGTAATTCAAGAATCTGGAATCGAATATGGAATTGGCCTCCTTCGATGTCGATCCGAATCATGTAGGATTAGGTGGTCGGAATTGGCTAGAATCCTAAACATTGGAATTAGGAAGAATGAAAAAAGTTCCCAAAATCtatgaatttttgtttttttttttttgtgaatgatatttatattaaaaagaaggagaaagagaaacaattcaagaacaaagaaGGCTAACCAAGGCAAAGATCTTAACAAAATTATACATTTGGCAAAACAACCACACAGAGATGTTGATGATACAACAAAATTAGGGAGGGTAAAAAAAGTAAGGTCCCATGAAAAGGCAAGATGCTTATTCCTCCTAGAATTAGGGTAACCATCttttattattcctttttttggtagaagaaattCTATTGTGATGAACGTGTAAAAGCCAAGACATCCAAGATACAAGCATCACGAAG
This window encodes:
- the LOC122653043 gene encoding uncharacterized protein LOC122653043 produces the protein MAGARSFFNGFISLLLLLLVYLGCFIFTSTDRVSTKKRKVSPLSPSSTPSRLKSSQKAFSSSFSFLKRIFHFKNSNRDNEAQITQITQPSTPTLSSARSSQQLMPESTLSVSAQPRKRQIGPLQEPKISLDHPSFPLRNDIFPCPICSEIFQEMQLLEQHQSIKHALSELFDGDSGKNIVQIIFNAGWNDKGKKNPIIHQVLKIHNSPKILSRFEEYRENVKFRAALNGVNRRDERCIADGNELLRFHCSTSACGLGQKGNSSICNQPYCSVCGIIRSGFSAKMDGISTLSSSWRAHVALPDEIEEDFAFMNVRRAMLVCRVIAGRIGCEGDQEMVDKEDAQYDSVVGGSGGAHSRLDADELFVFNPRAVLPCFVIIYSSVSV